Proteins encoded by one window of Flexibacter flexilis DSM 6793:
- a CDS encoding T9SS type A sorting domain-containing protein has translation MKKLLLFLLVLCTVNLSAQNYATVADGDWNTPSTWNNTSGYGGPYPTNGWGQIDVNNNVSHAGSYSVNATPLNVAAGHTLTINGDFTANGGTINVYGNLVVTGNFTNLAVFNVMPGGSVTINGTTTSSAEMNIYGNYSGIGSISLSSNPLHVYPGGTFTAESSLTSTVPITVGTSVNPPPYADLVVKGNLNMESNGIVFNQNARAAIFGNVTSNSGGMNFTVNNGAQVYVHQDINFTGAGATVSNSNTTSPYGLYVNGNVNNNNFGTTTANLADKDYMDNNNVPFANWLNSIPSSPLPISLAKFAAKSVNTNTVIVSWTTASEINNQAFTLYRSTDARTWTAIAQINGAGNSNTTRNYQYTDARAQASNYYKLQQTDYDGTSTFSPVVAVSFAQTHLNLSPNPAHNTLQISAVEAYVLPEISVFDLKGKAVFQQSAIFTNQTAIDIQSWPSGIYIVKFSDASIPLQRFIKE, from the coding sequence ATGAAAAAATTACTCTTATTTTTACTTGTACTATGTACAGTAAATCTCTCGGCTCAGAATTATGCCACAGTTGCTGATGGCGACTGGAATACGCCTTCCACTTGGAATAATACATCAGGATATGGCGGCCCTTACCCCACCAATGGTTGGGGGCAGATAGATGTGAACAATAACGTCTCTCATGCTGGTAGTTATAGTGTCAATGCAACTCCACTCAATGTTGCGGCGGGACACACGCTAACAATAAATGGCGATTTTACGGCCAATGGCGGAACTATCAATGTTTATGGTAATCTGGTAGTTACTGGAAACTTCACAAACTTGGCTGTTTTTAATGTGATGCCTGGGGGCAGCGTAACCATCAACGGAACGACTACTTCTTCTGCGGAGATGAATATATATGGAAACTATTCGGGTATAGGGTCTATTAGCTTGTCATCCAATCCTTTACATGTCTATCCGGGCGGGACTTTTACGGCAGAAAGTAGCCTTACTTCTACTGTCCCGATTACGGTGGGCACGAGTGTAAACCCGCCACCTTATGCTGATTTGGTGGTAAAAGGCAATCTAAATATGGAAAGCAATGGCATTGTTTTTAATCAAAATGCTCGTGCTGCAATATTTGGAAATGTAACAAGCAATAGCGGCGGCATGAATTTTACGGTTAATAATGGGGCACAAGTATATGTGCATCAGGATATTAACTTTACAGGTGCAGGTGCAACGGTTAGTAATAGCAATACGACAAGTCCATACGGTTTGTACGTGAACGGCAATGTGAACAACAATAACTTCGGAACAACTACGGCCAATTTAGCGGACAAAGATTATATGGATAATAACAATGTTCCGTTTGCCAATTGGCTCAACTCTATTCCCAGTTCTCCTTTGCCTATTTCTTTGGCCAAATTCGCCGCCAAATCCGTAAACACCAACACGGTAATTGTATCTTGGACTACAGCCTCCGAAATTAATAATCAGGCATTTACGCTTTATCGCAGCACTGATGCCCGAACATGGACGGCCATCGCGCAAATCAATGGCGCGGGCAACTCCAACACCACCCGCAATTATCAGTACACCGACGCACGTGCCCAAGCCTCCAACTACTACAAACTCCAACAAACAGACTACGACGGTACAAGTACGTTTTCGCCTGTGGTAGCGGTTAGCTTTGCTCAAACTCACCTTAATCTTTCTCCGAATCCAGCCCACAATACCTTGCAAATTTCCGCGGTTGAGGCCTACGTCTTGCCTGAAATTTCGGTCTTCGACTTGAAAGGAAAAGCCGTATTTCAGCAGTCTGCCATATTCACTAACCAAACTGCAATTGATATACAAAGCTGGCCATCAGGTATTTATATAGTGAAATTCTCTGACGCAAGCATTCCATTGCAACGATTTATTAAAGAATAA
- the pepT gene encoding peptidase T: MIINHYTVTERFLRYVQIDTQSDPNSPTCPSTEKQKNLGRVLVEELLAMGISDAHLDEHGYVYATIPSNTDKNVPVICFCSHMDTSPDCSGANVKPVVHRNYDGLELLLPADPTQVIRPSEHPSLRKQIGNDIITADGTTLLGADNKAGVAEIMDAAHWLMTNPQIKHGKIRILFTPDEEIGRGADKVNIEKLGADYGYTMDGEEAGHLENETFSADGVALTIHGISAHPGFAKGQMLSALKIASEIVAALPKTILSPETTEKKEGFIHPVSMSGGVEKTTVQFIIRDFEEAGLVALEQTLEGIVKAVLVNYPQARYDFVVSNQYRNMKQVLDKNPEIVTNALEAISRAGLEPVLSSIRGGTDGSRLSYMGLPCPNIFAGEHAFHSKYEWVSVQDMQKAVDTIVHLCMIWEEKA, from the coding sequence ATGATTATCAATCACTATACAGTTACCGAACGCTTTTTGCGCTACGTGCAAATAGACACGCAAAGCGACCCCAACTCCCCTACTTGTCCTTCTACGGAAAAACAAAAAAACTTAGGGCGTGTGTTGGTGGAAGAGCTACTTGCCATGGGTATTTCGGACGCGCATCTAGACGAACACGGCTACGTGTATGCTACAATTCCCTCAAACACAGACAAAAACGTGCCTGTGATTTGCTTTTGCTCGCACATGGACACTTCGCCAGATTGTAGCGGTGCAAACGTGAAACCTGTCGTACATCGCAACTACGACGGATTGGAATTGCTTTTGCCTGCCGACCCGACGCAGGTAATCCGCCCAAGCGAACACCCGTCATTGCGTAAACAAATCGGCAACGACATTATCACTGCCGACGGCACTACCCTACTGGGTGCCGACAACAAAGCGGGTGTGGCCGAAATCATGGACGCGGCGCATTGGCTGATGACAAACCCGCAAATTAAGCACGGCAAAATCCGTATTTTATTTACGCCAGACGAGGAAATCGGGCGCGGCGCGGACAAAGTCAATATTGAGAAATTAGGCGCGGATTATGGCTATACAATGGACGGCGAAGAGGCTGGTCATTTGGAAAACGAAACTTTCTCGGCAGACGGCGTTGCTCTGACCATTCACGGTATTAGCGCACACCCAGGTTTTGCCAAAGGCCAGATGCTGAGTGCCTTAAAAATCGCTTCGGAAATCGTGGCGGCTTTACCCAAAACAATATTAAGCCCCGAAACCACCGAGAAAAAAGAAGGTTTTATTCACCCCGTGAGCATGAGCGGCGGCGTAGAAAAAACAACGGTGCAGTTCATTATCCGCGATTTTGAGGAAGCGGGTTTGGTGGCGTTGGAGCAGACGTTAGAAGGAATCGTAAAAGCGGTATTAGTGAATTACCCGCAAGCTCGCTACGATTTTGTGGTAAGCAATCAGTACCGCAACATGAAGCAGGTTTTGGACAAAAATCCTGAAATCGTAACCAACGCCTTGGAAGCCATTTCGCGCGCGGGACTTGAGCCAGTATTGTCGAGCATTAGAGGCGGAACGGACGGTTCGAGACTTTCGTACATGGGCTTGCCTTGCCCGAATATTTTTGCAGGCGAACACGCTTTTCACTCCAAATACGAGTGGGTTTCGGTGCAGGATATGCAAAAAGCGGTGGATACGATTGTGCATTTGTGCATGATTTGGGAAGAAAAAGCCTAA